One window from the genome of Pyxicephalus adspersus chromosome 6, UCB_Pads_2.0, whole genome shotgun sequence encodes:
- the GP1BB gene encoding platelet glycoprotein Ib beta chain isoform X2, whose translation MKLCLLLLLASISQAVSRCPSPCRCSSGTVDCSNMKLATQSLPASFPASTEVIRLEQNNLNSIPNGVLDRLPNLREVYLKHNPWHCDCNILYLRSWLQAQQKRSQYREVTCESPEPLKGRVIMYLTEDELVTTCQYWYCNLALVSQLCLCIFIIVQGILLIFVVFSLRRFQRIAREARRTAKELQQNSEPYAYDNIPLCNYNRT comes from the coding sequence ATGAAGCTGTGTTTATTACTACTCTTGGCCTCCATTTCCCAGGCGGTATCTAGATGCCCTTCTCCGTGCCGCTGTAGTTCTGGAACTGTGGACTGCAGCAATATGAAACTTGCCACCCAGTCCCTTCCAGCCTCATTTCCCGCTTCCACAGAGGTGATCCGCCTTGAACAAAACAACCTAAACTCAATCCCCAATGGTGTCTTAGACCGTCTTCCTAATCTGCGTGAAGTTTACTTGAAACATAACCCCTGGCACTGTGATTGTAACATCCTGTACTTGCGTAGCTGGCTACAAGCACAGCAGAAGAGATCGCAGTATCGGGAGGTCACCTGTGAATCTCCGGAGCCATTGAAGGGACGGGTCATCATGTACCTGACGGAGGACGAGCTTGTGACCACCTGCCAGTACTGGTACTGTAATCTTGCCCTGGTTTCCCAGCTTTGTCTTTGTATTTTCATTATCGTTCAGGGCATCCtgcttatttttgttgttttctctttGCGCCGCTTCCAGAGGATTGCCAGGGAGGCACGTCGTACAGCCAAAGAGCTGCAACAGAACTCTGAGCCCTATGCCTATGACAACATACCGTTATGCAACTACAATAGGACTTAA
- the GP1BB gene encoding platelet glycoprotein Ib beta chain isoform X1 has translation MEIIKADSPIADIIMKLCLLLLLASISQAVSRCPSPCRCSSGTVDCSNMKLATQSLPASFPASTEVIRLEQNNLNSIPNGVLDRLPNLREVYLKHNPWHCDCNILYLRSWLQAQQKRSQYREVTCESPEPLKGRVIMYLTEDELVTTCQYWYCNLALVSQLCLCIFIIVQGILLIFVVFSLRRFQRIAREARRTAKELQQNSEPYAYDNIPLCNYNRT, from the coding sequence ACATAATCATGAAGCTGTGTTTATTACTACTCTTGGCCTCCATTTCCCAGGCGGTATCTAGATGCCCTTCTCCGTGCCGCTGTAGTTCTGGAACTGTGGACTGCAGCAATATGAAACTTGCCACCCAGTCCCTTCCAGCCTCATTTCCCGCTTCCACAGAGGTGATCCGCCTTGAACAAAACAACCTAAACTCAATCCCCAATGGTGTCTTAGACCGTCTTCCTAATCTGCGTGAAGTTTACTTGAAACATAACCCCTGGCACTGTGATTGTAACATCCTGTACTTGCGTAGCTGGCTACAAGCACAGCAGAAGAGATCGCAGTATCGGGAGGTCACCTGTGAATCTCCGGAGCCATTGAAGGGACGGGTCATCATGTACCTGACGGAGGACGAGCTTGTGACCACCTGCCAGTACTGGTACTGTAATCTTGCCCTGGTTTCCCAGCTTTGTCTTTGTATTTTCATTATCGTTCAGGGCATCCtgcttatttttgttgttttctctttGCGCCGCTTCCAGAGGATTGCCAGGGAGGCACGTCGTACAGCCAAAGAGCTGCAACAGAACTCTGAGCCCTATGCCTATGACAACATACCGTTATGCAACTACAATAGGACTTAA